A DNA window from Betta splendens chromosome 6, fBetSpl5.4, whole genome shotgun sequence contains the following coding sequences:
- the c6h11orf58 gene encoding small acidic protein isoform X1, translated as MTSPEDKHGTKRPASPSQQDGSTQWSSADLGSDERKQKFLRLMGAGKKEHTGRLVIGDHKSTSHFRSGQEDQKISEQLEIQYKQGMDGKLSGRNRRHCGLGFSEPETQPELLPSPPVDSQAKAAEPDETTSEKESTNSPENSDPRPEEQTPEPGSDSSNQDKKPNYKAAFVKSA; from the exons ATGACTTCACCTGAAGACAAGCACGGAACGAAGCGACCTGCGTCACCGAGTCAA CAGGACGGCTCTACACAGTGGTCATCAGCTGATCTAGGAAGTGATGAGAGGAAGCAAAAGTTTTTACGGTTGATGGGCGCCGGGAAG AAAGAACACACGGGACGACTTGTCATCGGCGACCACAAGTCCACATCCCACTTCCGAAGTG GACAGGAAGACCAGAAGATCAGCGAGCAGCTGGAGATCCAGTACAAGCAGGGCATGGATGGGAAGCTGTCAGGACGGAACCGGAGACACTGTGGCCTCGGCTTCTCCGAG cctgagacgcagcCGGAGCTTCTTCCCTCTCCACCAGTGGACAGTCAGGCAAAAGCAGCCGAGCCAGACGAGACCACCAGTGAAAAAGAATCAACAAACAGCCCCGAGAACAGCGATCCCCGTCCAGAAGAACAGACGCCCGAGCCCGGATCAGACAGTAGCAACCAAGACAAGAAGCCCAACTATAAAGCGGCCTTTGTGAAGTCCGCGTAG
- the c6h11orf58 gene encoding small acidic protein isoform X2, whose amino-acid sequence MTSPEDKHGTKRPASPSQDGSTQWSSADLGSDERKQKFLRLMGAGKKEHTGRLVIGDHKSTSHFRSGQEDQKISEQLEIQYKQGMDGKLSGRNRRHCGLGFSEPETQPELLPSPPVDSQAKAAEPDETTSEKESTNSPENSDPRPEEQTPEPGSDSSNQDKKPNYKAAFVKSA is encoded by the exons ATGACTTCACCTGAAGACAAGCACGGAACGAAGCGACCTGCGTCACCGAGTCAA GACGGCTCTACACAGTGGTCATCAGCTGATCTAGGAAGTGATGAGAGGAAGCAAAAGTTTTTACGGTTGATGGGCGCCGGGAAG AAAGAACACACGGGACGACTTGTCATCGGCGACCACAAGTCCACATCCCACTTCCGAAGTG GACAGGAAGACCAGAAGATCAGCGAGCAGCTGGAGATCCAGTACAAGCAGGGCATGGATGGGAAGCTGTCAGGACGGAACCGGAGACACTGTGGCCTCGGCTTCTCCGAG cctgagacgcagcCGGAGCTTCTTCCCTCTCCACCAGTGGACAGTCAGGCAAAAGCAGCCGAGCCAGACGAGACCACCAGTGAAAAAGAATCAACAAACAGCCCCGAGAACAGCGATCCCCGTCCAGAAGAACAGACGCCCGAGCCCGGATCAGACAGTAGCAACCAAGACAAGAAGCCCAACTATAAAGCGGCCTTTGTGAAGTCCGCGTAG